A window of Candidatus Dojkabacteria bacterium contains these coding sequences:
- a CDS encoding amino acid--tRNA ligase-related protein — MRSTKTLDSKYRYLDLRRERLKTNMIKRHKLMLAVRQWMDKNGFTEITTPLLTSTSPEGARDFMVPSRIHKGKFYVLPQAPQQFKQLLMVGGIDKYFQIAPCARDEDPRADRHYGVFYQIDIEMSFPTIDRLFSTCENLIKETYKTVAPDKEIMEFPFPRIPHAEAMERFGSDKPDIRFGLEMKDITEVVKDKTEFNIFNSAEVVKAIVAERAGEWSRKEIEDMETFR; from the coding sequence ATGAGATCGACGAAAACACTCGACTCGAAGTACCGATACCTAGACCTACGCCGCGAACGACTCAAGACAAACATGATAAAGCGACACAAGCTGATGCTTGCCGTCCGTCAGTGGATGGACAAGAACGGCTTCACCGAAATTACCACGCCGCTTCTTACAAGCACATCACCTGAAGGTGCAAGAGACTTCATGGTCCCTTCAAGAATTCATAAAGGGAAATTCTATGTGTTGCCACAGGCACCGCAGCAGTTTAAGCAGCTGCTCATGGTCGGTGGTATCGATAAATACTTCCAGATTGCACCTTGTGCGCGTGACGAGGACCCAAGAGCCGACAGGCATTACGGTGTGTTTTATCAGATCGACATTGAGATGAGCTTCCCGACAATCGACAGGCTTTTCTCAACCTGTGAGAACCTGATCAAAGAGACATATAAAACAGTCGCTCCCGACAAGGAGATTATGGAATTTCCATTCCCTCGCATTCCACATGCTGAGGCTATGGAGCGTTTCGGCTCTGACAAGCCAGATATCAGATTCGGACTTGAGATGAAAGATATAACTGAGGTTGTAAAAGACAAAACTGAATTTAACATCTTCAATAGCGCAGAGGTAGTAAAAGCCATTGTGGCTGAGAGGGCAGGTGAGTGGAGTCGAAAAGAGATTGAGGATATGGAAACATTTCGCTAA
- a CDS encoding amino acid--tRNA ligase-related protein, translating to MSLKGEGAKGLAYTKAAGGKLEGGIGKFLEPVTAELIEATGAKDGDLIFFGADDRKIVNKVLGQVRSKLGDLLGLKDPKKLAFAWITDFPMYEIDEKTGKIDFAHNPFSMPKGGLEAFNKENPLEIESNQYDVTLNGFEILSGSIRNHDPELMVKAFEIVGYGEEEVKRRFGGLYNAFQYGAPPHGGWAIGIDRMFMVFTEEPNIRDVYAFPTAANGEDLMMNAPSEAYPEDLQVLGIEISDKGDLVVNQIRELIDGSGAEYKFMEHEPVRTSEQAAKIRGTKVSEGAKALVLKSLEYAGKYIMVVIPADKQLDLEKVEKVLGEKFDVAPAEEVESYTGVQMGGVPPFGRLLKLEVYFDKQMWEKEMSAFNCGRKDRSIYMKTSDLIKLVQPNKIAEEYTK from the coding sequence ATTTCGCTAAAAGGTGAAGGCGCTAAGGGCTTGGCCTACACAAAGGCAGCAGGAGGAAAGCTCGAGGGTGGAATTGGTAAATTCCTAGAACCGGTAACAGCAGAGCTTATCGAAGCAACTGGAGCCAAAGATGGTGATCTAATCTTTTTTGGTGCCGACGACCGCAAAATTGTAAATAAAGTATTAGGACAGGTACGTTCAAAGCTTGGAGACCTACTCGGCTTAAAAGATCCGAAGAAGTTGGCCTTTGCATGGATTACCGACTTTCCAATGTACGAAATAGACGAAAAGACGGGCAAAATCGACTTTGCTCACAACCCATTCTCGATGCCGAAAGGTGGGCTCGAGGCATTCAACAAGGAAAACCCGCTTGAGATCGAGTCAAACCAGTACGACGTCACTCTAAACGGCTTCGAGATTCTATCCGGCTCTATTCGAAACCACGACCCAGAGCTGATGGTGAAGGCATTTGAGATTGTTGGATACGGCGAAGAAGAGGTGAAGCGAAGGTTCGGCGGACTTTACAACGCATTCCAGTATGGAGCACCTCCACACGGAGGCTGGGCTATCGGCATCGACCGTATGTTTATGGTATTTACTGAAGAGCCAAACATACGAGACGTTTATGCATTCCCGACAGCTGCAAACGGTGAAGACCTAATGATGAATGCACCAAGCGAGGCATATCCAGAAGATCTGCAGGTTCTCGGCATTGAGATATCCGACAAGGGCGATCTAGTTGTGAACCAGATCCGAGAGCTAATAGACGGATCAGGAGCTGAGTACAAGTTTATGGAGCACGAGCCGGTACGCACATCAGAGCAGGCGGCTAAAATCCGAGGCACGAAAGTGAGTGAGGGTGCCAAGGCATTAGTGCTCAAATCACTTGAATATGCTGGCAAATACATAATGGTAGTCATCCCTGCTGATAAGCAGCTCGACCTTGAGAAAGTTGAAAAGGTGCTAGGCGAGAAGTTTGATGTCGCACCTGCCGAAGAGGTTGAGAGCTACACAGGAGTACAGATGGGTGGTGTGCCACCATTTGGTAGGCTGCTAAAGTTGGAGGTGTATTTCGACAAGCAGATGTGGGAGAAAGAGATGTCAGCCTTCAACTGTGGTAGGAAAGACAGATCCATCTATATGAAAACTTCTGATTTGATAAAACTTGTGCAGCCTAATAAAATAGCTGAAGAGTATACCAAGTAG
- a CDS encoding serine hydrolase: MDNKAAENKSLINSSFPSRMDDKKIDNVVNQVHRSTGFHYPRRRRPIVIGAGVLLLLTISGMAIAKAGFSKPEVQYLRVSSPAENFSEELPDVAEPFDMELRVSELDFTEIDASSVYAYNPESHQVYYEKNIDEKRQIASITKLMTATVVIDQYDFEKEIEVTDEMLESFPDELSHVIGFEDGDKLSVQELYDAMMINSFNDAAVLLAVLHPSGYDGFVAEMNSRAEQLGMANTKFANPQGFDSDNSYSTARDVQRLVGYAMQYEEIMSAAQTVSSQMTIEHANGEVEQVDLESTNKLLGRLKYMKGLKTGYTAEAGPSLVGYFDAGAEEKLVTIVLGGNDNRFDLTEELYYLLGKSYSPPPR; the protein is encoded by the coding sequence ATGGATAATAAAGCTGCCGAAAACAAGAGCTTGATAAATAGTAGCTTCCCATCTAGGATGGACGATAAGAAGATAGACAATGTCGTCAATCAGGTACATCGGTCTACTGGCTTTCACTATCCGAGGCGGAGACGACCAATTGTCATTGGCGCAGGAGTATTGCTGCTTCTGACTATATCCGGAATGGCAATCGCAAAGGCTGGATTTAGCAAGCCCGAAGTGCAATACCTCAGAGTAAGTAGCCCAGCTGAGAATTTCAGCGAAGAGCTCCCGGATGTTGCCGAGCCGTTTGATATGGAACTTCGGGTGAGCGAATTAGATTTCACTGAAATAGATGCTTCATCAGTTTATGCCTACAATCCGGAATCGCATCAGGTTTATTATGAGAAGAATATCGATGAGAAGAGGCAGATCGCTAGCATAACCAAACTAATGACAGCAACAGTAGTGATAGATCAGTACGATTTTGAAAAGGAGATCGAGGTTACAGATGAGATGCTTGAGAGTTTTCCTGATGAGTTAAGTCATGTGATTGGCTTTGAAGACGGAGATAAGTTGAGCGTGCAAGAGTTGTACGACGCGATGATGATCAACTCATTTAACGATGCTGCTGTGCTTTTGGCTGTTCTGCACCCATCAGGATACGATGGATTCGTCGCCGAGATGAATTCTCGTGCAGAGCAACTTGGCATGGCTAATACGAAATTTGCGAACCCCCAAGGCTTCGATTCTGACAATAGCTATTCAACAGCTCGTGATGTACAGCGACTTGTCGGCTATGCGATGCAGTATGAAGAGATAATGAGTGCAGCTCAGACTGTTAGCTCGCAGATGACGATAGAGCATGCAAATGGTGAAGTTGAGCAGGTCGACCTTGAATCAACCAACAAACTTCTTGGCAGACTGAAATATATGAAAGGGCTTAAAACAGGGTATACAGCTGAAGCAGGACCATCTCTTGTGGGTTACTTCGACGCAGGTGCAGAGGAGAAACTTGTAACAATCGTCTTGGGTGGGAATGATAATCGATTTGATCTGACTGAAGAGCTTTACTACTTGCTTGGCAAGTCCTACTCACCCCCACCCCGCTAA
- the gltX gene encoding glutamate--tRNA ligase: MGDKNGGVIRGRAAPSPTGRVHIGNMRTFLFNSLFIRHNNGINVLRVEDTDQKRSVEKGLEGIIEVLEQYGITFQEGPHVGGEYGPYVQTERKDSYKEVAEKLVNDGNAYYCFCSSERLAALREDQVKNKVKPGYDRHCRDIASDEARKRVEAGESHVIRLKFPTEGEFRYDDIVFGELKFKNKDMEDIVILKSDGLPTYNFGVVVDDHAMAITHAMRAREYLSEIPKNIFIYRSLGWEPARYIHVPEVLNPDGKGKLSKRKGALPAISYLRKGYLVEAMINFLALLGWSPSPENAHEDEIYSEDELVKFFDESRINRAPARFDQRKLDYMNGKHIRAMSIDQLADRVVRWAEDLVLKEFITDMYEEKMEWEVALKASVESALPKWKADMEYFKKALTLVHERLVYLSEIPELLNFIYADELEMSDEVWNFKNHDKAETAAALKGVLPKLDEVFANGVNDHEAWEESVRGYADEIGWKHGDLFMAIRSATTGAVKSPPLFESFQVMGWEKGRGFMEAAVKYLES, translated from the coding sequence ATGGGAGACAAAAATGGTGGAGTTATTCGCGGTCGTGCAGCACCTAGCCCAACAGGGCGTGTTCATATCGGCAATATGCGTACTTTCCTTTTTAATTCGCTGTTTATTCGCCATAACAATGGCATAAATGTGCTTCGAGTTGAGGATACGGACCAGAAAAGGTCGGTAGAGAAGGGATTGGAGGGCATAATAGAGGTGCTCGAGCAGTACGGCATTACATTCCAGGAAGGGCCACACGTTGGAGGTGAGTATGGTCCATATGTGCAAACCGAGCGAAAAGATAGCTATAAAGAGGTAGCTGAAAAGCTTGTTAATGATGGGAATGCCTACTACTGCTTCTGCAGCTCCGAAAGGTTGGCGGCACTTAGAGAAGATCAAGTGAAGAATAAGGTTAAGCCAGGCTACGATCGGCATTGTCGAGACATAGCATCGGATGAGGCTCGCAAAAGAGTCGAGGCAGGAGAATCTCATGTTATCCGCCTAAAATTTCCAACTGAGGGTGAATTCAGGTATGACGACATTGTTTTCGGAGAGCTGAAGTTCAAGAACAAGGATATGGAAGATATCGTTATCTTGAAAAGCGATGGGCTGCCTACTTATAACTTCGGCGTCGTAGTAGATGACCATGCAATGGCGATAACTCATGCAATGCGAGCCCGTGAATACCTCTCAGAGATCCCAAAAAATATCTTTATATACCGCTCGCTGGGCTGGGAGCCAGCAAGATATATCCATGTGCCAGAGGTGCTTAACCCAGATGGGAAAGGAAAGCTAAGTAAGCGCAAAGGTGCATTGCCTGCTATCTCCTATCTCCGTAAAGGATACCTAGTTGAGGCTATGATTAATTTCCTGGCGCTGCTTGGCTGGTCACCATCACCGGAAAACGCCCACGAGGATGAGATCTATAGCGAAGATGAGCTGGTAAAATTTTTTGATGAGTCCAGAATTAATCGTGCCCCTGCTCGTTTTGACCAGCGCAAGCTTGATTATATGAATGGGAAGCATATTCGAGCTATGAGCATCGACCAGTTGGCAGATCGTGTAGTTAGGTGGGCTGAGGATCTGGTATTAAAGGAGTTTATAACCGACATGTACGAGGAGAAGATGGAGTGGGAAGTAGCGCTTAAAGCCTCGGTAGAAAGTGCCTTGCCAAAATGGAAGGCAGATATGGAGTATTTCAAGAAGGCTTTGACACTGGTACACGAGCGGCTTGTTTACCTAAGCGAGATCCCTGAGCTTCTCAACTTTATCTATGCAGATGAACTGGAGATGTCTGACGAGGTATGGAACTTCAAGAATCACGACAAGGCAGAGACAGCTGCTGCGCTAAAAGGTGTTCTACCAAAGCTAGACGAGGTATTTGCCAACGGAGTGAATGACCATGAGGCATGGGAAGAGAGTGTAAGGGGCTATGCGGATGAGATCGGGTGGAAGCATGGCGATCTTTTCATGGCAATCCGATCGGCCACAACGGGTGCAGTTAAGAGTCCACCGCTTTTTGAGAGTTTCCAGGTAATGGGATGGGAAAAGGGAAGAGGGTTTATGGAAGCCGCGGTCAAATATCTTGAGTCTTAA
- a CDS encoding glycoside hydrolase family 3 N-terminal domain-containing protein → MSFRRRLINILWLTMLAGICGVIITSIFLYDRSKTQDRIKGSSVIATDPATVEEEAVSDIPPCCDAQIAAYISQMSLEEKVGQLFIFGFQGNTPTPHILRYVSEYKIGGVMLLFYNLPDDPTARNNIAALNSHAVSTGNSIPLFMAVDQEGGTVNAFRYWDAAQKIGQKQLESEQQAKEVAIARSNALKSMGVNINFAPTADYITNPASFLYRRSFAGDSGNVGKMASAMISGADEAGIVTNLKHFPGHTNYAVDTHKNLASFTVPEQEMQESLNSFSISLKNADPDIVMMAHVRYENYDSEDIASMSDFWISEKLRGEQQYNGIVITDDMTMKSVTKTYGVNDAAVKAILAGNDILLYVGSPDMQSDAYNAVINAVHDGTISEERINQSLFRILKLKNEKLGMQF, encoded by the coding sequence ATGTCATTCAGAAGACGATTAATAAATATCCTCTGGCTTACAATGCTCGCCGGAATCTGTGGAGTTATAATAACCTCTATATTTCTCTACGATAGAAGCAAGACTCAAGATCGAATCAAGGGAAGCTCTGTAATTGCTACCGATCCAGCAACTGTTGAGGAGGAAGCGGTGTCTGACATTCCCCCGTGCTGCGACGCACAGATTGCAGCATACATATCCCAGATGAGTCTTGAAGAGAAGGTTGGGCAGCTTTTCATATTCGGATTTCAGGGAAATACTCCAACCCCTCACATTTTGCGCTATGTGAGTGAGTATAAAATCGGTGGGGTGATGCTTCTATTCTATAACCTTCCCGACGATCCTACTGCCAGAAATAATATCGCAGCGCTAAACTCTCATGCTGTATCTACCGGTAATAGCATCCCACTATTTATGGCTGTCGACCAGGAAGGCGGTACTGTGAATGCGTTTAGATACTGGGATGCAGCACAAAAGATTGGTCAGAAGCAGCTTGAAAGCGAGCAACAGGCCAAAGAGGTTGCAATTGCGAGATCGAATGCCCTCAAATCTATGGGTGTGAATATAAATTTCGCCCCGACGGCGGATTACATAACAAATCCAGCGTCATTTCTATACAGGAGGAGCTTTGCGGGTGATTCGGGAAATGTCGGTAAGATGGCAAGCGCTATGATATCTGGAGCTGATGAAGCAGGGATTGTGACTAACCTTAAGCATTTCCCTGGGCATACTAATTATGCTGTAGATACACACAAAAATCTGGCCTCATTTACTGTGCCAGAGCAAGAGATGCAAGAGTCATTAAATAGTTTCTCGATTTCATTAAAAAATGCAGATCCGGATATAGTAATGATGGCACATGTGAGGTACGAAAACTACGACAGTGAGGATATTGCCTCGATGTCAGACTTCTGGATTAGTGAAAAGCTGAGGGGAGAGCAGCAGTATAATGGCATAGTAATTACAGATGATATGACTATGAAATCTGTGACTAAAACTTATGGCGTAAACGATGCTGCAGTGAAGGCGATATTAGCAGGCAATGATATTCTTCTGTACGTTGGCTCGCCAGATATGCAATCTGATGCATACAACGCTGTCATAAATGCCGTGCATGATGGTACAATTAGTGAAGAGAGGATTAACCAGTCACTCTTTAGAATTCTGAAGCTGAAAAATGAGAAGCTAGGGATGCAATTTTAG
- a CDS encoding phosphatase PAP2-related protein, which yields MKIFNSSIFDRQNNGRVLIILLGVSVTLMLSAASDKIISSSFPHRLVVDDIIFRLFATPRSLIFEYYTDVVLISMIAITVWAWKDDMKQYFPYLAVNACLFYSTRAIINVLTPLQRPLGDAISHGLLRDIAIQYGMFPSGHVGFAVLLFLLTKDRIEMNLRNILFVLIAFQALLMVITRGHYSIDVVGGILLAYFVYKILQPYKERLVFYSK from the coding sequence ATGAAGATTTTTAATAGCTCAATATTTGACAGGCAAAACAATGGTAGGGTGTTGATAATACTTCTGGGCGTCAGTGTGACCCTAATGCTCTCGGCCGCATCTGATAAGATTATCAGCAGCTCGTTTCCTCATAGATTGGTGGTAGACGATATTATATTCAGGCTTTTTGCTACACCACGATCGCTTATCTTCGAGTATTACACTGACGTAGTACTTATAAGCATGATAGCGATCACAGTCTGGGCTTGGAAAGACGATATGAAGCAGTATTTCCCATATCTGGCTGTAAATGCATGTCTCTTCTACAGCACAAGAGCGATTATAAATGTGCTGACACCTCTTCAGAGGCCTCTTGGTGATGCTATATCGCATGGGTTGCTTCGGGATATCGCGATACAGTACGGGATGTTCCCTTCGGGGCATGTCGGCTTCGCTGTCTTGCTTTTTCTGCTCACCAAGGATCGTATAGAGATGAACCTTCGCAACATATTATTTGTGTTAATTGCCTTTCAAGCCCTGCTCATGGTAATTACTCGCGGACATTACAGTATAGATGTGGTAGGCGGGATACTGCTGGCGTATTTTGTGTATAAAATCCTGCAGCCGTACAAGGAGAGATTGGTCTTCTACAGCAAGTAG
- a CDS encoding CarD family transcriptional regulator gives MKKAKNTEHSIDINSKVFYPSHGAGHVVRERMIEFGGEKQRYYEFEFVNSSLTISTPVQNIAMLGVRPVESVASIKKKVKPLKKTPNLKPPSQDYNDIITEIDTLLEEASIESFIKAIQYCNYVIKVREKEGRLIPVSISKSMKTAIGNIAGELAVSDGIEFEEAVLQFTKLTGVDAENL, from the coding sequence ATGAAGAAGGCAAAGAACACGGAGCATTCAATAGACATAAATTCCAAAGTTTTCTACCCATCACACGGCGCAGGCCATGTAGTCCGCGAGCGGATGATAGAATTCGGCGGCGAGAAGCAGAGATATTACGAATTTGAGTTCGTTAATAGCTCACTTACAATTTCCACACCAGTTCAGAACATCGCAATGCTGGGCGTCCGTCCTGTTGAATCAGTTGCGTCGATCAAGAAGAAGGTTAAACCTCTAAAGAAGACCCCTAATCTTAAGCCACCAAGCCAGGATTACAACGATATCATTACCGAGATCGATACACTCCTAGAGGAGGCTTCGATTGAGTCATTTATCAAAGCAATCCAGTATTGTAACTATGTCATCAAGGTTCGTGAGAAAGAGGGCCGATTGATCCCTGTGAGCATCTCGAAGAGCATGAAGACTGCTATTGGCAATATCGCAGGTGAGCTAGCGGTATCAGATGGTATAGAGTTTGAGGAGGCAGTGCTGCAATTTACCAAGCTTACTGGCGTAGACGCTGAGAACCTGTAA
- a CDS encoding YvcK family protein, protein MKITIIGGGTGSSAVLNGLKKYPDLDLNVIVSMADDGGSNAVIRDEFGLLPMSDLRKSIISLSELPNNDKLRELFTYRFAEGDGLRGHTLGNLMMIAANSINGSEKEALEYICEIFRVKHNVIPVTYSDSRLFAKFSDGSQIKGEHLIDEPEIADGVKLVEFWMEPKSEANPDAVKAIQEADFIIVGPGDLYTTTLANIIVDGIVDAICKSKGKKILITNIMSKVGQTKGMKQSEIVATFGKYCKCKFDYLLVNSESIPDRVISYYKEHGEHLLEDDLDDSVGKIIRADLIADEIFERDKGDDLVRSMVRHDSDRLGWELYKLMKEGR, encoded by the coding sequence ATGAAAATCACAATCATCGGTGGAGGCACAGGAAGCTCCGCTGTCCTCAACGGCCTCAAGAAATACCCCGATCTAGACCTAAATGTAATAGTCAGCATGGCCGACGATGGTGGTAGTAACGCTGTAATTCGCGACGAGTTCGGTCTCCTTCCTATGAGCGATCTGCGAAAGTCGATAATCTCGCTCTCAGAGCTACCAAATAACGACAAGTTGCGTGAGCTTTTTACATACAGATTTGCAGAAGGGGATGGGTTAAGGGGACATACATTGGGCAATCTTATGATGATTGCGGCTAATTCAATCAATGGCTCCGAGAAAGAGGCGTTGGAGTATATCTGTGAGATATTTAGAGTTAAACATAATGTTATACCTGTGACATATTCTGACTCGCGATTATTTGCAAAGTTTTCTGATGGGTCGCAGATTAAAGGTGAGCACCTGATTGATGAGCCTGAAATAGCTGATGGTGTTAAGCTTGTGGAGTTTTGGATGGAGCCAAAGTCTGAGGCCAACCCAGACGCTGTGAAGGCAATCCAAGAGGCAGACTTCATAATAGTGGGTCCAGGGGATCTTTATACAACCACTTTAGCCAATATAATTGTAGATGGGATTGTTGATGCCATATGCAAGTCGAAGGGGAAGAAAATCCTGATTACAAATATCATGAGCAAGGTGGGCCAGACTAAGGGTATGAAGCAGTCCGAAATTGTCGCAACATTTGGCAAATATTGTAAGTGCAAATTCGACTACCTGTTGGTCAACTCAGAAAGCATCCCCGATCGTGTCATTAGCTACTATAAAGAGCACGGCGAGCATCTGCTCGAAGATGATCTTGATGACTCTGTAGGCAAGATTATCCGAGCCGATCTTATTGCCGATGAGATCTTCGAGAGAGATAAGGGTGATGATCTGGTGAGAAGCATGGTGAGGCATGACAGCGACAGGCTCGGCTGGGAGCTGTACAAGCTCATGAAAGAGGGCCGCTAA